The DNA region CCGTCCGTCGCTGTCGCCGTTTGATGCGCGCGTCGATGTCCATGGGAGTCCGGTGGAACGGTTGTGAATCAGTTCCGTCTCAGTATATAAATCGGTCGGGAGTGGCGAACGGCCGGGCGGGGCCACCGCGGCGGGGACCGCTCAGAGGTACCCCGCGTTGGGCAGCACGCCCAGGATCGCCAGGATCCCCACGACCAGCATCGCGAGGGCGATGGCCATCGCGGGCGGGTCGACGTGGGTGCCGGAGTGGGCGTAGAAGATCCGCTGGGTGACCTCGCCGAGGAGGCCGCTGACGGCGCCGAAGACGCCGGCGGCCAGCAGCGCGACGACGCTGCCGGCGACGGGGGCAACGACGACCGCGCCGACCGCGCCGACGAGCGTGATGTGGTGGGTCACGGGGATCTTCTCGACGCCGAGGTTCAGGAACAGCAGGCTCATCGCCGAGATGGCGTAGCCCATGAAGATGCTGCCCGTCTGGATCCAGATGTAGCCGCCGAGGATCCCGCCGACCAGGCCGATGGCGGTGACGCCCGACCACTTGTACTGGTGGGGGAGCCACGGCTCGGTGGCCAGCCGCCCGGCGTGTTCCTCCGGGACCTCCCCGCCGTCGGTGGCGACGCGGGGCTCCTCCCGTTCGAAGGGGGACATGTCGAGCAGGCTCCCGCCGGCCGAGCGGCCCACGATGGGGTAGCCGAAGACGATCCGGGCGATGAAGGCGCTGGCGACGACCGTCAGCGCGATGGAGTCGGTGACGCCCGTGCCGCCGACGACCAGCACCGCCGCCGAGAGCTGGTTGATGACCACCCCGACGACGCCGAAGACGGCGCCGACCGCGAGGATGTCCGGCTTCGTGCCGAACGCGTAGAGGATGTTCTTCCCGAAGTGGTAGTCCCAGCCCTCCGGTTCCATTTCGGGGTACTTCTTGCCCGCGTACGCGGAGGCGGCCACGCCGCCCGCGAAGGCGATGTGCGGGCCGGTGACGGCGCCGAAGCCGATGACGCCGGTCACGCCCGCGGCGAGTTCGCCCTGGCCGATGGCCGGGAGGTCCATGACCTCGCGCTGGAGGATGGCCAGCCCCTCGCCGAGGAAGACGACGAAGCCGGTGAAGATGAACGCCGGGAGCGCCCCGAGCGCCGCGCCGAACGCGCCGCCCGCCATCGCGGTGATCACCAGGAGAGCGAACTGCTCCCACTCCATGCCGATGACCGGCACCTGGAGGACCGTCTCGTACATGGATCACTCCTCCCGCGCCCAGTCGAGCGAGCGCTCGACGGCGTCGTCCCAGCGGCCGTACATCCGGTCGGCCTCGTCGGCGTCCATCTCCGGGGTGAACTCCCGGTCGACCTGCCAGTTGTCGCGCAGCTCGTCGACGGAGTCCCAGTAGCCGACCGCGAGGCCGGCGGCGTAGGCCGACCCGAGCGCGGTCGTCTCGTCGACCTCCGGCCGGGCGATCTCCGTCTGGATGATGTCCGACTGGAGCTGACAGAGGAAGTTGTTCTTGACCGCGCCGCCGTCGACCCGGAGACTCGTCGTCTCGACGCCCGAGTCGGCCTCCATCGCCTCGGCGATGTCGCGGGTCTGGTAGGCGATGGATTCCAGCGTCGCCCGGACGATGTGCTCCTTCCGGGTGCCGCGGGTCATCCCGACGATGGTGCCGCGGGCGCGGCCGTCCCAGTGGGGCGCGCCCAGCCCGGTGAACGCCGGGACCATGTACACGCCGTCGGTCGAATCGACCGAGCGGGCCAGCTCGGCGGTCTGGGCGGCGTTGTTGATCAGGTCCACGTCCTCGAGCCACTCGATGGCGGCGCCGGTGATGAAGATCGACCCCTCGAGGGCGTACTGGACGGGCTCGCCGGACATCTGGAAGCCGATGGTCGTGAGCAGGCCGTGCTCAGAGGAGACCGCCTCGTCGCCGGTGTTCATGAGGTAGAACGAACCGGTGCCGTAGGTGTTCTTGGCGTCGCCGGCGTCGAAGCAGGTCTGGCCGAACAGGGCCGCCTGCTGGTCACCGAGCGCGCCCGCGACCGGGACCTCGGCGCCGAGGAAGCCGTCGGGGTCGGTCGACCCGTAGGTCGCCTCGTCGGAGGACGGCCGGACCTCGGGAAGCATCGACTCGGGCACGCCGAACTCCTCCAGGAGTTCGGGGTCCCAGCTGAGCCCCTCGATGTCGTAGAGCATCGTCCGCGAGGCGTTGGTCACGTCGGTGATGTGCTCGCCGGTGAGGTTGTAGATGAGCCAGGTGTCGATGGTGCCCATCCGGAGTTCGCCGGCGTCGGCGCGGTCGCGGACGCTCTCGCCGCGGGAGCTCTGGAGCTTCAGCGGCTCGGCGTTGTCGAGGATCCACTCGACCTTCGTGGCGGCGAAGTAGGCGTCGGCTTCCAGCCCGGTCTTCTCGCGGATCCACCCGACCTTGTCCTCCTCCTCCAGCTGCTCGACGCGGTCGGTGGTGCGGCGGTCCTGCCAGACGATGGCGTTGTGGACCGGCTTGCCCGTCTCCGCGTCCCACACGACGGTCGTCTCGCGCTGGTTCGTGATCCCGAGCGCCTCGAGCTGGCTCGCGTCGAGCCCGCCGTCGCGGAGGCCCCGCGTGACGACCTCCTGGGTGTTCTCCCAGATCTCGATGGGGTCGTGTTCGACCCACCCCGGCTCCGGATAGATCTGTTCGTGCTGTTCGTATGCGTTCGCGACGACCTGCCCCGCGTGGTCGAACACCATGAAGCGGGTGCCGGTCGTCCCCTGGTCGATCGCGCCGATGTACGTGTCTGCCATTGTCTGTCACCGTGTGGCGGGATGTTTACGTCTGACGCCGCCCTGTCGATAAACAATATTGGGAATCATTATAAATGTTACTGACGGTTGGGCGGGTCAGGGTGAGGTAAGCCCGTGATACCGGCCGTTCGTGTGCTCGCGTGCCCGTGTTCGGGAGAGATCGCGCTGCGCTCGCGGGCCGACGGCCGCGGGCCAGGGAGGTGTCCCCGTTCTATCGAGCGGTACGGACCGTCTACGGACAGTTTGGGCGGCTTTCCGCCGAGTACTGCGCCCGTTCGGGCGGATTCCCGGAGTCGGATCGGTGGGGCCGACGCGCCAGCAGCATGGTAAAACCATTTTATTTATCGAGGGTATCGGTTCGCCGGTGAAGTAAAGTGAGTGGGCGCCGAAGGTCCGGAGAGATGGCATCGACACCCCACATCGCGGTCCTCGGGGGCGGTTCGACGGGCAGCGGGGTCGCGCGCGACCTCGCGATGCGCGGGTTCGACGTGACGCTCGTCGAGCAGGGCAACCTCACGCACGGGACGACCGGGCGGATGCACGGGCTGCTCCACAGCGGGGGGCGCTACGCGGTGTCCGACCAGTCCAGCGCCCGCGAGTGTATCGAGGAGAACCGCGTCCTCCGGGACATCGCCGCCCACTGCGTCGAGGAGACCGGCGGCCTGTTCGTCAAGCGCCCCGAGGACTCCGAGGCGTACTTCCGGGAGAAGCTCGCGGGCTGCGAGGCCTGCGGGATCCCGGCCGAGGTGCTCTCCGGACGGGAGGCCCGCGCGATGGAACCCCACCTCGCCGAGGACATCGACAGGGCGATCCACGTCCCCGACGGCGCCGTCGACCCGTTCCGACTCGTCGTCGCCAACGCGGCCAGCGCCGTCGAACACGGCGCGCGCGTCGAGACCCACTCGGAGGTGACGGACCTGCTCGTCGAGGACGGCGAGGTCGTCGGCGTCGAGGTCGAACACGCCTCCGGCCCGGGCCTGCGCGTCCACGGCACCGAGGGCGGCCGCGAGGAGATCCGCGCCGACCACGTCGTCAACGCCACCGGCGCCTGGGCCGGGCAGATCGGCGACATGGCCGGCGTCGACATCGAGGTCCGCCCCTCCAAGGGCGTGATGACGATCATGAACGTCCGGCAGGTCGACACCGTGATCAATCGCTGTCGTCCCAAGGGCGACGCCGACATCGTCGTCCCCCACGAGACGACGGCCATCCTCGGGACGACCGACGAGGAAGTCGACGACCCCGAGGACTACCCGGAGGAGCAGTGGGAGGTCGACATGATGATCGACACCCTCTCGGAGCTGATCCCCATGCTCGAAGAGGCCCGGACCATCCGCTCCTTTTGGGGCGTCCGCCCGCTGTACGAGCCGCCGGACGTGGGCAGCGAGGACCCCACCGACATCACGCGGGACTTCTTCCTGCTCGACCACGACGACCGCGACGACCTGCCCGGCATGACCAGCATCGTCGGCGGCAAGTTCACCACCTACCGGATGATGGCCGAGCAAATTGCGGACCACGTCTGCGACCGTTTCGGCGTCGAAGCGGCCTGCCGCACCGCCGACGTGCCCCTCCCGGGCAGCGAGGACTTCGACGTGCTCCGCGATTACATGGACGAGTTCGGCCTCCAGTCGCCGATCGGCCGCCGCAGCGTCGAGCGGCTGGGCTCGCGGGCCGAGGCGGTGCTCGACACCGACGGGCCGAACCCGGTCGTCTGCAACTGCGAGGGCGTCACGCGCGCGGAGGTCCAGGACGCCATCGAGGGCTCGGGCTCGGACCTGAACGCCGTCCGCATCCGGACGCGGGCCACAATGGGCAACTGCCAGGGCGGCTTCTGTGCCCACCGGCTCGCCGGCGAACTGGAGGACAGCTACGACGAACCCACCGTGCGCGAGGCCTGGGACGAGCTCCTGCAGGAGCGCTGGAAGGGGCAGCGGCACGCCCTGTGGGGCCAGCAGCTCTCCCAGGCGATGCTCAACTACGCGCTGCACGCGACCACGCAGAACCGCGACCGCGACCCCGCCGACGCCGACGAGCCCGTCGACTTCGCGGCGTTCGACGACGGGCCGAGCGACGCGGTTGACGGCCACAGTGGCGGGAGCGCGGATGACACCGGCGTCGCGACCGACGGAGGGCGCGATGGCGATTGAGTCGGAGGTCGTCGTGGTCGGCGGCGGGCTCGCCGGCGGGTTCGCCGCCCTCGCGGCCGCCCGCGGAGGCGCGGACGTGCGGTTGCTCTCCTACAAACAGAGCACGCTCGCGCAGGCCTCCGGTCTCGTCGACGTGCTGGGGTACCCGCCGGACGGGGCCGCGAGCGACGGGGACGGCGGCCCCGTCGTCGACCCCTACGCGGCGATCCCCGACCTCCCGGACGACCACCCCTACCGGGCGGTCGGCGTCGACGGCGTCCGCGAGGCGATGGCGGTCTTCGACGAGGTGGCCGACCGCTATCGCGGCGCCCACACCGACCGCAACGCCCTGCTCCCCACGCACGGCGGGACGGTCAAACCGACGGCGCGATACCCAGCCGGGGCCGCCGCCGGCGTCGCCAGCGACGACCGCGACGCCCTGCTGGTCGGCTTCGAACGGCTGGTCGACTTCGACGCACCACACGCGGCCGTCCACCTCGAAAACGCGGGCGTCCCGTTCGAGGTGGAGGGCGCGACGGTGGCCTTCCCCGGCGATCTGGCCGCCGACGCGAAGGTGACCCGCTACGCGAAACTGCTCGACGAGGACGCGCCGGTCGAGACCCGGTCTGGCGGGCAGCGGCGCGCCCGCGACGCGCTCGCGGCCGCGGTCGAAACCCACCTCGGCGGCGCCGAGCGCGTCGGCTTCCCCGCGGTGCTGGGCGACGACGACCCCGGGGCCGTCCGCGAGTCCCTCGAATCGGCGCTGGGGGTCCCCGTCTTCGAGGTGCCGATGGGGCCGCCCTCGCTGCCGGGGCTCAGACTCGAAGACGACCTCTACGCGGCGCTGGACGCCGCCGGCGTCAGCATGGAGACGGGCAACCCCGTCGTCGACTACGAGCCCGACGGCGGGGCCGACGCCGCCGGGCGGGTCGCGTCGGTCTCGATCGACCGCAACGGGGCGAAGATCCCGTTCGCCGCCGACCAGTTCGTCCTCGCGACGGGCGGGCTGGTCGGGAAGGGGGTGGGATCGGACCGCGAGGGGGTCGAGGAGCCGGTCTTCGACTGCCACGTCCCACACGCGGCCGACCGCTACGAGTGGTTCGACACGGACGCCTTCGGCGACCACCCGTTCGCCCGCTTCGGCGTCCCGACCGACGGCGACCTGCGGCCGCTCGACGCCGACGGCGACCCCGAGTTCGGGAACCTCCGGGCCGCCGGCTCGGTGCTGGGCGGCTACGACTTCGCGGCGGAGAAGTCCGGCAGCGGCGTCTCCATCGCGACCGGACACGCGGCCGGCGCGGCCGCAGCGGAGGCGGTCCGATGAGCGACGAGCGGGCGGCCGACGGACCGGATCGCAGGGACCGGACGGACGGCGTGGATGAGGCCGACGGCGTAGACGAGACGGACGGCGTGGACGATACCGGCGGTGTAGCGGACGAGACGGACGACAGCGCGGGAGACGACTCCGATTCGGGACCGCCGCGCGTCCCGGACGGCGGCGCGGCGAGCGGCGGCGCGAGCGACACGACGGGACCTATGAGCGACACGGACCACACCAGCGACTTCGAACCGGCGGCACCGAACCCCGACGAGAACCACGAGCCGACACAGGTCTTCGGCGAGGCCGAGGAGTTCGACCTGCGGCCGGGCGCCGACTCCTGTTACAAGTGCTCGTCCTGCGACACCAGTTGCCCGGTCGCCGAGGTCGACGACGACTTCCCCGGGCCGAAGTTCCAGGGCCCCGAGCAGTGGCGGCTCACCCAGACCGACGAGGACTACGAGGTCGACGAGTCGGTCATGTCGTGTTCGAACTGCATGCGCTGCGACGACGCCTGCCCCTCCGGCGTCCCGCTCAGCCAGATGCACAACACGACGCGGGGCCGCTACGTCGACGAGCAGATGAGCAAGCTCTCCGTGGAGTACTGGCGCAACCGGATCCTCGCCAACTACCGCACGTCGGCCGCCCTCGCGAGCAAGGTCCCCCGGCTCGCGTCGTTCGCGATGAACTTCGGGCCGGCCCGCTGGGCCATGGAGAAGACGCTCGGCGTCACCAGCGAGCGCGACTTCCCGGAGTTCGCGACGGAGACGTTCACCGACTGGTGGCAGGCCCGCGGCGGCGCGCAGGTCCAGTCCGCCGACAAGCGGGTCGCGTACTTCCACGGCTGCTACGCCGAGTACAACACCCCCGAGGTGGCGAAGGCGCTCGTCCGGCTGTTCGAGCACTTCGGCTACCAGGTCGCCGTCCCCGAGCAGGGGTGTTCGGGCACGCCGATGTTCGCCAACGGGATGTTAGACGACGCCTGCCGCGACGCGGAGACCAACGTCGCGTCGCTGTCGGCGCTGGTCGAGGAGGGCTACGACGCCGTCTGTTCCTGTACCTCCTGCTCGATGAGCCTCCGCCAGGAGTACCCGGAGCTGTTCGACTTCGAGGGGACCGCCGAGGTCGCCGCGCACACCTACGAGGCCGTCGAGTACCTGCGGATCCACGAGGACCTGGCGGGCGCCGTCGCCGAGGCCGACGTGGACGGCGAACTCGCCGAGGAGTTCGCCTACCACGCGCCGTGTCACGCCCGCAACCAGGGGCTCGACCGCCAGGCCGTCGAACTGTTCCGGGAGCTGGACGGCGTCGACATCGAGGACGTGGGCGACTCCTGCTCGGGCATCTCGGGCACCTACGGCTGGAAGGAGGAGAAGTACGACTACTCGATGGAGATCGGCGAGGAGATGTTCGAGCACATGGAGTCGGCCGAAGGCGAGACGGGCATGACGGAGTGTCCCACCTGCGCGATGCAGATGGAGCACGGCACCGGCTACGAGGTCCGCCACCCGCTGGAACTGCTGGAAGCCGCGCTGGTGGAGTGAGGGCGGCGCTCTCGCCACTTTCTTGTCGGCCGACGTGTCTCTCGCGAACATGCCGGAGCGCACGCCGTCCGACCGGTCGGTTCCCGTCTACGCGAGCCGGACGGGGACGAACTTCCTGCTCGCCGTGCTCACCGTCACCGTCGCGGCCGGCTTCGCCGGCGCCGAGCCGGTCGTCCACGCGGTCCTCTACGGACTGCCCGCGCTGGCCGCGCTCGCCTGGGTGATACGACTCGGCGGGCGCGACGGCGGCGGGACGGGCGGTGACTGACGGCGGTCTCCGAAACTCACCCGCTCCGGACGAAGGTAACCGGACAGGGCGCTTCCAGCAGGACGGTCTGGGCGGTCGAGCCGAACACCGCTTTCCCGGAGGGACGGCGCTTGCGGCCGCCGACGAAGACGAGGTCCGCACCGGTCTCCTCCGCGAGCGCGACGACGCCCTCGCCCACGTCGCCGACCCGGCCGCGGACGGACACGTCGAGCCCGGCCTCGGAGAGGCGGTCCCGGAACGCCTGGACGGTCGTCTGCCGGGCGGCGACCGCGTCGGGTTCCGCGTCGTCACCGAAGCCCAGGCGGTCGCCCGCCTCGGCGAATCGCTCGCGGGAGAACACGTGTCCGAGGACGACCCCGGCGTCGGCCGGCCCCGCCACGTCGCTCACGGCGGTCACGACCGGGTCGGTACGCGCCTCGTCACCCGGGCCGACGGCGACGAGCACAGTGTCGAGTGTCATGCGCGGCGGTTCGCGGCGC from Halosimplex halophilum includes:
- the glpK gene encoding glycerol kinase GlpK is translated as MADTYIGAIDQGTTGTRFMVFDHAGQVVANAYEQHEQIYPEPGWVEHDPIEIWENTQEVVTRGLRDGGLDASQLEALGITNQRETTVVWDAETGKPVHNAIVWQDRRTTDRVEQLEEEDKVGWIREKTGLEADAYFAATKVEWILDNAEPLKLQSSRGESVRDRADAGELRMGTIDTWLIYNLTGEHITDVTNASRTMLYDIEGLSWDPELLEEFGVPESMLPEVRPSSDEATYGSTDPDGFLGAEVPVAGALGDQQAALFGQTCFDAGDAKNTYGTGSFYLMNTGDEAVSSEHGLLTTIGFQMSGEPVQYALEGSIFITGAAIEWLEDVDLINNAAQTAELARSVDSTDGVYMVPAFTGLGAPHWDGRARGTIVGMTRGTRKEHIVRATLESIAYQTRDIAEAMEADSGVETTSLRVDGGAVKNNFLCQLQSDIIQTEIARPEVDETTALGSAYAAGLAVGYWDSVDELRDNWQVDREFTPEMDADEADRMYGRWDDAVERSLDWAREE
- the glpA gene encoding anaerobic glycerol-3-phosphate dehydrogenase subunit GlpA; its protein translation is MASTPHIAVLGGGSTGSGVARDLAMRGFDVTLVEQGNLTHGTTGRMHGLLHSGGRYAVSDQSSARECIEENRVLRDIAAHCVEETGGLFVKRPEDSEAYFREKLAGCEACGIPAEVLSGREARAMEPHLAEDIDRAIHVPDGAVDPFRLVVANAASAVEHGARVETHSEVTDLLVEDGEVVGVEVEHASGPGLRVHGTEGGREEIRADHVVNATGAWAGQIGDMAGVDIEVRPSKGVMTIMNVRQVDTVINRCRPKGDADIVVPHETTAILGTTDEEVDDPEDYPEEQWEVDMMIDTLSELIPMLEEARTIRSFWGVRPLYEPPDVGSEDPTDITRDFFLLDHDDRDDLPGMTSIVGGKFTTYRMMAEQIADHVCDRFGVEAACRTADVPLPGSEDFDVLRDYMDEFGLQSPIGRRSVERLGSRAEAVLDTDGPNPVVCNCEGVTRAEVQDAIEGSGSDLNAVRIRTRATMGNCQGGFCAHRLAGELEDSYDEPTVREAWDELLQERWKGQRHALWGQQLSQAMLNYALHATTQNRDRDPADADEPVDFAAFDDGPSDAVDGHSGGSADDTGVATDGGRDGD
- the glpB gene encoding glycerol-3-phosphate dehydrogenase subunit GlpB; translated protein: MAIESEVVVVGGGLAGGFAALAAARGGADVRLLSYKQSTLAQASGLVDVLGYPPDGAASDGDGGPVVDPYAAIPDLPDDHPYRAVGVDGVREAMAVFDEVADRYRGAHTDRNALLPTHGGTVKPTARYPAGAAAGVASDDRDALLVGFERLVDFDAPHAAVHLENAGVPFEVEGATVAFPGDLAADAKVTRYAKLLDEDAPVETRSGGQRRARDALAAAVETHLGGAERVGFPAVLGDDDPGAVRESLESALGVPVFEVPMGPPSLPGLRLEDDLYAALDAAGVSMETGNPVVDYEPDGGADAAGRVASVSIDRNGAKIPFAADQFVLATGGLVGKGVGSDREGVEEPVFDCHVPHAADRYEWFDTDAFGDHPFARFGVPTDGDLRPLDADGDPEFGNLRAAGSVLGGYDFAAEKSGSGVSIATGHAAGAAAAEAVR
- a CDS encoding anaerobic glycerol-3-phosphate dehydrogenase subunit C — protein: MSDTDHTSDFEPAAPNPDENHEPTQVFGEAEEFDLRPGADSCYKCSSCDTSCPVAEVDDDFPGPKFQGPEQWRLTQTDEDYEVDESVMSCSNCMRCDDACPSGVPLSQMHNTTRGRYVDEQMSKLSVEYWRNRILANYRTSAALASKVPRLASFAMNFGPARWAMEKTLGVTSERDFPEFATETFTDWWQARGGAQVQSADKRVAYFHGCYAEYNTPEVAKALVRLFEHFGYQVAVPEQGCSGTPMFANGMLDDACRDAETNVASLSALVEEGYDAVCSCTSCSMSLRQEYPELFDFEGTAEVAAHTYEAVEYLRIHEDLAGAVAEADVDGELAEEFAYHAPCHARNQGLDRQAVELFRELDGVDIEDVGDSCSGISGTYGWKEEKYDYSMEIGEEMFEHMESAEGETGMTECPTCAMQMEHGTGYEVRHPLELLEAALVE
- a CDS encoding universal stress protein, whose translation is MTLDTVLVAVGPGDEARTDPVVTAVSDVAGPADAGVVLGHVFSRERFAEAGDRLGFGDDAEPDAVAARQTTVQAFRDRLSEAGLDVSVRGRVGDVGEGVVALAEETGADLVFVGGRKRRPSGKAVFGSTAQTVLLEAPCPVTFVRSG